A genomic region of Candidatus Hydrogenedens sp. contains the following coding sequences:
- a CDS encoding hydrogenase maturation nickel metallochaperone HypA, whose translation MHELSIVTSLIEQVEQICKEQGKDCVSKIDLRIGFLEHINTETFLFMFEQVKEGTCMEQAKINLIIEPIKIRCRKCLNFYEPEDSIWICPHCNEVGGEIVQGTEIILESIYFDDN comes from the coding sequence ATGCATGAATTAAGTATTGTTACATCTTTGATTGAGCAAGTTGAACAAATCTGTAAGGAACAGGGAAAGGATTGTGTCTCAAAAATTGACCTGCGAATAGGATTTTTAGAGCATATTAACACAGAAACTTTTCTTTTTATGTTTGAGCAGGTAAAAGAAGGCACCTGTATGGAACAGGCAAAAATAAATTTAATTATTGAACCGATAAAAATTCGTTGTCGGAAGTGCCTTAATTTTTATGAACCTGAGGATAGTATCTGGATATGCCCTCATTGTAATGAAGTAGGGGGCGAAATTGTTCAGGGGACTGAAATTATTCTTGAATCAATTTATTTTGATGATAACTAA
- the hypB gene encoding hydrogenase nickel incorporation protein HypB: MKVDVVQKVLKANDDIAKLVRARFEEYAISCINMISAPGSGKTTLIESALKKGISGVRVGVIEGDPETTRDAERIAKYDVPVVQINTAGGCHLESQLVLQALDKLPLDTIDLLIIENVGNLVCPVGFDLGEKSRVAVVSVTEGQDKPFKYPRLFQTANIVVLNKVDLLPYVPFDVEEFKQGVHGIQPDVPILHVSCTHGDGVEQWVNWLKGQVDKPTNG, from the coding sequence ATGAAGGTAGATGTGGTTCAAAAAGTGTTAAAAGCAAATGATGATATAGCCAAATTGGTGCGAGCCCGTTTTGAGGAATACGCAATTTCCTGTATCAATATGATAAGTGCTCCTGGTTCGGGTAAGACTACCTTAATTGAGTCAGCATTAAAAAAGGGTATATCCGGTGTGCGGGTAGGAGTTATTGAAGGAGACCCGGAAACGACCCGTGATGCGGAACGCATTGCCAAATATGATGTGCCCGTAGTGCAAATCAATACGGCAGGAGGTTGCCATCTGGAATCGCAGTTGGTTCTTCAAGCATTGGATAAATTGCCTCTGGATACTATTGATTTGCTTATTATTGAAAATGTGGGGAATCTTGTTTGTCCAGTAGGCTTTGATTTAGGGGAGAAATCGCGTGTTGCAGTAGTCAGCGTTACAGAAGGGCAGGATAAGCCCTTTAAATATCCGCGGCTATTTCAGACAGCGAATATTGTAGTTTTAAATAAGGTAGATTTATTACCCTATGTTCCGTTTGATGTAGAGGAATTTAAACAGGGGGTTCATGGCATACAGCCAGATGTGCCTATCTTGCATGTCTCCTGCACGCATGGTGATGGAGTTGAGCAGTGGGTTAACTGGCTCAAAGGACAGGTAGATAAACCAACGAATGGCTAA
- the hypF gene encoding carbamoyltransferase HypF: protein MANCSGQRRVGIVVEGAVQGVGFRPFVYRIATQYRLTGQVQNRSDGVYIEVQGKDVSIDKFLYALKTEHPKHAYIDSIKTVELQVQAEEQYFRIYPSNTEGIFRTRILPDIATCPDCLREMKDPTDRRYRYPFINCTLCGPRYTIINKMPYDRANTSMSSFPMCPQCREEYENPANRRFHAEPIACPICGPQIYLWDEKGKKRFEREEALTESVSLIKNGAILAIKGLGGFHLVVDATNLEAVRRLRNRKNREEKPFALMYPTLEEVKKDCVVSDVEASCLTSSESPILLLEKRADSARIVEEVAPDQSRHGVMLPYTPLHHLLMSDLNIPIVATSGNRSDEPICIDEQEAVECLRGIADYFLVHNRPIVRHVDDSIIHVVMDKPILLRRSRGYVPQPIPLPETTRKVFLAVGGHLKNTVAVNCENQALISQHLGDLETQKAIEGFRQSTGILLNLVERTPDIIVADAHPDYISTQWAYQQNKPVIQVQHHIAHALAVIAEKKVPMPVFAVIWDGTGFGLDHTVWGGEFFVINENEIRRWGHLRTFPLPGGDRAVREPRRSALGILYEMYGNSLFEKKINALEYIYSAFQEAEWFALQKMLKQNINTPITSSAGRLFDAVSMLLGLRSICSFEAQSAMALETLAWKEKNTDYITIPVVIYEKEGQYIIDWKPMVEFIIEHKNKGLSPSQLASLFHQYLARCIEQMVKKAGITNVVINGGCFQNRFLLEYTISLLRSKYNVYFAEQVPPNDGCISLGQIYYALKYTDTIKEK from the coding sequence ATGGCTAATTGTTCTGGACAACGAAGAGTAGGAATTGTTGTAGAAGGAGCTGTGCAAGGGGTAGGCTTTCGTCCTTTTGTGTATCGTATAGCCACGCAGTATCGTTTAACGGGGCAGGTGCAAAATCGTTCGGATGGCGTTTATATTGAAGTTCAGGGGAAGGATGTATCTATAGATAAGTTTCTTTACGCATTAAAAACAGAACATCCTAAACATGCGTATATTGACAGTATAAAAACGGTAGAATTGCAAGTTCAGGCAGAGGAACAATACTTTCGTATTTACCCAAGCAACACGGAGGGAATATTCCGAACGCGTATATTGCCTGATATTGCAACCTGTCCGGATTGCCTGCGAGAAATGAAAGACCCAACAGACCGCAGATACCGCTATCCATTTATTAATTGCACCCTCTGCGGTCCGAGATATACCATTATCAACAAAATGCCGTATGACCGTGCTAATACTTCCATGTCTTCCTTTCCAATGTGTCCCCAATGTAGGGAAGAATATGAAAATCCTGCTAATCGAAGATTTCATGCAGAACCAATCGCCTGTCCTATTTGTGGTCCTCAAATATATTTATGGGATGAGAAAGGGAAAAAACGGTTTGAAAGAGAAGAAGCACTAACAGAATCTGTATCCTTAATAAAAAACGGAGCCATTCTTGCTATAAAGGGTTTAGGTGGTTTTCATCTCGTAGTAGATGCGACAAATTTGGAAGCCGTTCGACGACTTCGAAATCGGAAAAATCGAGAAGAAAAACCCTTTGCCTTGATGTATCCGACACTGGAGGAAGTGAAAAAAGATTGTGTTGTATCTGATGTGGAAGCATCATGCCTGACCTCATCGGAATCCCCCATCTTACTGTTAGAGAAAAGGGCGGATAGTGCTCGTATTGTGGAAGAAGTTGCACCGGACCAATCACGACACGGTGTCATGCTCCCTTACACTCCCCTACACCATCTGTTAATGTCTGATTTAAATATTCCAATTGTTGCGACCAGTGGAAATCGTTCCGATGAGCCAATATGTATTGATGAGCAGGAAGCCGTGGAATGTTTAAGAGGTATCGCCGATTATTTTCTTGTGCATAATCGCCCTATTGTTCGCCATGTTGATGACTCCATTATTCATGTAGTTATGGATAAACCGATATTATTACGCCGTTCGCGTGGATATGTTCCTCAACCCATACCTTTGCCTGAAACAACAAGAAAGGTCTTTCTTGCCGTAGGCGGACATTTAAAAAATACAGTGGCAGTAAATTGTGAAAATCAGGCGTTAATAAGTCAACATCTGGGTGATTTGGAAACGCAAAAAGCGATAGAAGGTTTTCGTCAATCTACGGGAATACTTTTAAACCTTGTAGAACGGACACCCGACATTATTGTTGCGGATGCCCATCCTGATTACATCAGTACTCAATGGGCATATCAACAGAACAAGCCTGTTATACAGGTTCAACATCATATTGCCCATGCACTTGCTGTAATCGCAGAGAAAAAAGTGCCGATGCCTGTTTTTGCTGTAATATGGGATGGAACAGGTTTCGGATTAGACCACACGGTTTGGGGTGGCGAATTTTTTGTTATTAATGAAAATGAGATAAGGAGATGGGGACATTTGCGAACATTTCCTCTTCCGGGTGGAGATAGAGCTGTTCGGGAACCGCGTCGCTCTGCATTGGGTATTCTGTATGAAATGTATGGGAATTCTTTGTTTGAAAAGAAGATAAACGCTCTGGAATATATCTACTCCGCATTTCAAGAAGCAGAATGGTTTGCGTTACAAAAGATGTTGAAACAAAATATAAACACACCTATCACGAGTAGTGCAGGGCGTCTTTTTGATGCAGTATCTATGTTATTGGGACTTCGTTCTATATGTTCGTTTGAGGCACAGTCTGCTATGGCATTAGAAACATTAGCATGGAAAGAAAAAAATACCGACTATATAACTATACCCGTCGTTATCTACGAAAAAGAAGGACAGTATATTATTGATTGGAAACCTATGGTTGAATTTATAATTGAACATAAGAATAAAGGGCTATCTCCATCGCAATTGGCAAGTTTGTTTCACCAGTATTTAGCCCGATGTATAGAGCAAATGGTAAAGAAAGCGGGCATTACGAATGTTGTAATTAACGGTGGCTGTTTCCAAAATCGTTTTTTGCTTGAGTATACTATTAGTCTACTCAGGTCTAAGTATAATGTATACTTTGCAGAACAGGTTCCGCCTAATGACGGGTGTATATCGTTAGGACAGATTTATTACGCATTGAAATATACAGATACTATAAAGGAGAAGTAA
- a CDS encoding HypC/HybG/HupF family hydrogenase formation chaperone, whose translation MCLAIPGKVIQIDESDPTLRMAKVQFAGVIKEISLALTPEVTEGMYVLVHAGMAINAVDEEEAERILEEFKNADMDMEIPPEESSS comes from the coding sequence ATGTGTTTAGCCATTCCGGGCAAAGTTATCCAGATTGATGAGAGCGACCCTACTCTTCGTATGGCAAAGGTTCAGTTTGCAGGGGTAATTAAGGAAATATCCCTTGCTTTGACGCCGGAAGTTACTGAAGGAATGTATGTATTAGTTCATGCAGGTATGGCGATTAATGCCGTAGATGAAGAGGAAGCGGAACGGATATTGGAAGAATTTAAAAATGCCGATATGGATATGGAAATACCGCCGGAGGAATCATCTTCATGA
- the hypD gene encoding hydrogenase formation protein HypD — MKYMDEYRNPQLAKNLIREIKQFAHQTWNIMEICGGQTHAILRFGIDRALTPEVQLIHGPGCPVCVTPIQKIDLAIQLALETDIILCSFGDMLRVPGSKTSLLSARGRGANVQTVYSPLDSVKIAQQNLNKQVVFFAVGFETTAPVNAMAIKKAKELGLTNFSLLCAQVLVPPAMEVLLSDPYCQIQGFLAAGHVCTVMGYHEYEPIAEKYKIPIVVTGFEPVDLLLGIKECICMLEKGKYGVQNAYTRSVQREGNVTAQQLIKEIFEVCDQDWRGLGCIPHSGLRLKSDYADYDVEKKFHLTPEKNEEKQTVCIAGEILQGKKKPTDCPAFATLCTPENPIGAPMVSNEGACSAYYQYEKR; from the coding sequence ATGAAATATATGGATGAATATAGAAACCCTCAATTGGCGAAGAATCTAATTCGTGAGATAAAACAATTCGCACATCAGACATGGAACATTATGGAAATTTGCGGGGGACAGACGCATGCTATCCTTCGTTTTGGTATTGACCGTGCCTTAACACCGGAAGTGCAACTTATCCATGGTCCGGGATGTCCTGTCTGTGTTACACCCATACAAAAAATTGACCTTGCGATACAATTAGCCCTTGAAACAGATATAATCCTTTGTAGTTTTGGGGATATGTTACGAGTGCCAGGCTCAAAAACTTCTTTATTATCTGCAAGAGGACGGGGAGCCAATGTGCAGACGGTTTACTCTCCACTGGATAGTGTCAAGATAGCACAGCAAAATTTAAATAAACAGGTAGTCTTTTTCGCTGTAGGCTTTGAAACGACAGCACCCGTAAATGCAATGGCGATAAAAAAAGCAAAAGAGTTGGGTCTTACTAATTTTTCGCTTCTTTGTGCTCAGGTATTGGTGCCACCGGCTATGGAGGTTTTATTATCTGACCCTTATTGCCAGATACAGGGTTTTTTAGCCGCAGGACATGTTTGTACTGTAATGGGATATCATGAGTATGAACCTATTGCAGAAAAATATAAAATTCCTATTGTTGTTACGGGTTTTGAACCTGTAGATTTGCTTTTAGGGATAAAAGAATGTATTTGTATGTTGGAAAAAGGTAAATATGGCGTTCAAAATGCTTATACCCGTTCTGTCCAAAGGGAAGGAAATGTTACCGCTCAACAATTGATAAAAGAAATTTTTGAGGTATGCGACCAGGATTGGCGGGGATTGGGCTGTATTCCCCATAGTGGATTAAGATTGAAATCGGATTATGCCGATTATGATGTGGAAAAGAAATTTCACCTTACCCCTGAAAAAAATGAAGAGAAACAAACTGTATGTATAGCCGGTGAAATTCTTCAGGGTAAGAAGAAGCCGACAGATTGCCCTGCTTTTGCTACTCTGTGCACACCGGAAAATCCAATAGGGGCACCGATGGTATCTAATGAAGGTGCTTGTTCCGCTTATTACCAGTATGAAAAACGATAG
- the hypE gene encoding hydrogenase expression/formation protein HypE yields the protein MDEKEKQPITWSCPVEQLDKSKIVLAHGGGGTLMHQLIKNVFENAFKNPLLQQHHDSAFIDVQGVKLAFTTDSFVVKPIFFPGGDIGKLAVCGTVNDLAMAGACPLYMSAGFILEEGLQIGILQKIVQTMKREADHAGVYIVTGDTKVINNSSGDGLYINTSGIGIVKQDPPPCPSQIQPGDCILINGDIGRHGLAVLNAREEIHFDPELESDCMSLVPAVLSLLNLGIPVHCLRDCTRGGLSSALNELAEESGLSFYIREEDIPIRDDVRGACEILGLNPLYVANEGRFIAFVPKQYVSEVLQIWQDLYPDLTPKQIGVVSENKGTPVILQNTIGIELALPMLSGEQLPRIC from the coding sequence ATGGACGAAAAGGAAAAACAGCCTATTACATGGAGTTGCCCTGTGGAGCAATTGGATAAGTCGAAGATTGTTTTAGCCCATGGTGGCGGGGGGACACTTATGCATCAACTTATAAAAAATGTATTTGAGAATGCTTTTAAAAATCCTTTGCTACAACAACATCACGATTCCGCTTTTATAGATGTTCAAGGTGTAAAACTTGCCTTCACCACAGATTCTTTTGTAGTGAAGCCGATTTTTTTCCCGGGGGGAGATATTGGTAAGTTAGCAGTATGTGGAACAGTAAACGATTTAGCCATGGCGGGAGCGTGTCCCCTTTATATGAGTGCCGGGTTTATATTGGAAGAAGGTCTGCAAATAGGTATTCTGCAGAAAATTGTACAAACTATGAAGCGAGAAGCAGACCATGCTGGTGTGTACATTGTTACCGGGGATACCAAGGTGATAAATAATTCTTCGGGTGATGGTTTATATATCAATACAAGCGGAATAGGTATTGTGAAACAAGACCCACCTCCATGCCCTTCCCAAATACAACCCGGCGATTGTATTTTAATTAACGGAGATATTGGAAGACATGGATTGGCGGTATTAAATGCGCGTGAGGAAATACATTTTGACCCGGAGTTAGAGAGCGATTGTATGTCGCTGGTGCCTGCAGTGCTTTCACTGCTAAATTTGGGGATACCTGTCCACTGTTTGCGTGATTGCACACGAGGAGGATTGTCCTCTGCGTTGAACGAATTAGCAGAAGAGAGTGGATTAAGTTTTTACATTCGAGAAGAAGACATTCCCATCCGTGACGATGTCCGTGGAGCATGTGAAATTTTAGGACTAAATCCTCTATATGTTGCCAATGAAGGAAGATTTATTGCCTTTGTTCCGAAACAGTATGTTTCGGAAGTTCTTCAAATATGGCAAGATTTGTATCCTGACCTCACCCCAAAACAAATCGGAGTTGTATCTGAAAACAAAGGGACCCCTGTAATTCTACAAAATACTATCGGGATTGAGTTAGCCCTTCCTATGTTAAGCGGGGAACAATTGCCTCGAATTTGCTAA
- a CDS encoding tetratricopeptide repeat protein, which translates to MSEIFPINIADEETICLAQALNLISVSIYKIIETKNRIVLDLEYNNILKNLKLELIKRKTSSVRDINNLYTQIIDEITEFTLSNKERKEIFNRFEKEKRRVLWKNVAGIWEEGSLFGVSPICLAQSGISPYFNYQVCVSKIKEEFDEELWELEENVVARMRRLWTKWLQLCFNISFIYNFAGKDLRIIGEDLIKKYLKAEQKQNIQRSIKLFRELEQSDVFNQSYPPFWLSYAIKADKAIETKTCDQCLRRFFETHRNVLTTDPIYSKVCMLQIQSLYQQDPQLKNDTIRQEIETLTRIAEKHIEDTDGLGRIFLSTIYQELGKSEDARRGLEVNIAKSMDMEFSQRALTNLQTKKKILTSIPQLLDLLIELEDEDAKEMPLERLRQLADEGEPIAMNILGDRYYYDSEVSENYTKAREWYEKAAEKGNAEAMASLGFIYEKGRGVPQDYGKAREWYEKAAEKGNGDAMFSLGLLYNNARGVPNDYEKAIYWYEKAVEKGIREAMFCLGWLYYFGEGVCVDYAKAKVLFEEAVRKGDSDAMLWLGSMYEDGQGVPEDKVLAYAYYILSDKKEIIYCKYATRKAKTCMDNLYEMLTKEEIREAEGIANSWKKGRLLKRLK; encoded by the coding sequence ATGTCTGAAATTTTTCCTATCAATATAGCCGATGAAGAGACCATTTGTCTTGCTCAGGCTTTGAATTTGATTTCGGTGTCTATTTACAAGATTATTGAAACTAAGAACCGTATCGTTTTAGACCTGGAATATAATAATATTCTCAAAAATCTAAAGTTAGAATTGATTAAAAGAAAAACAAGTTCTGTTAGGGACATTAACAATCTTTATACACAAATAATAGATGAAATTACGGAATTCACGCTATCCAATAAGGAACGGAAAGAGATTTTCAATCGATTTGAAAAAGAAAAAAGAAGGGTATTGTGGAAAAATGTTGCTGGAATTTGGGAGGAGGGTAGTTTATTTGGAGTATCCCCTATTTGTTTGGCACAATCGGGGATAAGTCCCTACTTTAATTATCAAGTATGTGTATCGAAGATAAAAGAAGAATTTGATGAGGAACTATGGGAACTGGAAGAGAATGTAGTAGCAAGGATGCGTAGGTTATGGACGAAATGGCTGCAATTGTGTTTTAACATCTCTTTTATTTATAACTTTGCAGGGAAAGATTTAAGAATTATTGGTGAAGACCTAATCAAAAAATACCTGAAAGCGGAGCAGAAACAAAATATTCAAAGGTCTATAAAACTTTTTCGGGAACTGGAACAGAGCGATGTTTTTAATCAGTCATATCCTCCATTTTGGTTAAGTTATGCTATAAAAGCCGACAAAGCAATAGAAACTAAAACATGTGACCAATGCCTGAGAAGGTTTTTTGAAACCCATCGCAATGTTTTAACTACAGACCCAATTTATAGTAAGGTGTGTATGCTTCAAATTCAATCCCTTTATCAGCAAGACCCTCAATTAAAAAATGACACGATACGGCAGGAGATAGAAACATTAACGAGAATAGCGGAGAAACACATTGAAGATACAGATGGCTTGGGTAGAATATTTTTATCCACAATATATCAGGAATTAGGCAAATCGGAAGATGCCCGCCGTGGACTGGAGGTAAATATTGCGAAGAGTATGGATATGGAATTTTCACAACGGGCTTTAACCAATTTACAGACTAAGAAGAAGATATTAACAAGTATTCCCCAGTTACTGGATTTATTAATCGAATTAGAAGATGAAGATGCTAAAGAAATGCCTTTGGAGCGATTGAGACAATTAGCGGATGAAGGTGAACCCATTGCTATGAATATACTCGGAGATAGGTATTACTATGATAGTGAGGTGTCAGAAAATTATACAAAGGCTCGTGAGTGGTATGAGAAGGCGGCAGAAAAAGGGAACGCTGAAGCAATGGCTTCTCTTGGGTTTATATATGAAAAAGGCAGAGGAGTGCCACAAGATTATGGCAAGGCTCGAGAGTGGTACGAGAAGGCAGCGGAAAAAGGAAATGGCGATGCGATGTTTTCCCTTGGCTTGTTGTATAACAACGCCAGAGGAGTACCCAATGATTATGAAAAGGCAATATATTGGTACGAAAAAGCCGTGGAAAAAGGGATACGCGAAGCAATGTTTTGTCTTGGATGGCTATATTACTTTGGTGAAGGGGTATGTGTAGATTATGCAAAAGCAAAGGTATTGTTTGAAGAAGCAGTTAGAAAAGGTGATTCGGATGCGATGCTGTGGCTTGGAAGTATGTATGAAGATGGTCAAGGAGTGCCAGAGGATAAAGTATTAGCTTATGCCTATTACATTTTATCCGATAAAAAGGAAATAATTTATTGTAAATACGCAACGCGTAAGGCTAAGACCTGTATGGATAATTTATACGAGATGTTAACTAAAGAGGAAATTCGTGAAGCAGAGGGAATCGCCAATTCATGGAAAAAGGGGCGATTACTAAAAAGGTTAAAATAG
- a CDS encoding HAD hydrolase-like protein produces MTEKLILFDFDGVIADSFEVFFREFTSACSEMGFDRLNSKEAFLNLFEGNLLFNVIKIGFPPWKLRELFNRFQPRIAKANDSISAFDGIREMLHHLSAKYPVYIISSNLTEAVQRFLLREGIDNIRDILGADVETSKVKKIKRVWKKHPKAIAYYIGDTSGDIYEGKEAGAITVAVTWGWHEVERLTKAKPHHLVHTPKELEQILLPETTD; encoded by the coding sequence ATGACCGAAAAACTAATCCTATTTGATTTTGATGGTGTTATCGCAGACTCTTTTGAAGTTTTCTTCCGCGAATTTACCTCCGCATGTTCGGAAATGGGTTTTGACCGATTAAATTCTAAAGAAGCCTTTTTAAATTTGTTTGAAGGAAATCTTTTATTCAATGTTATCAAAATAGGTTTTCCTCCATGGAAACTACGCGAATTGTTTAATAGGTTTCAACCGCGTATCGCAAAAGCCAATGATAGTATCTCTGCGTTTGATGGCATACGGGAAATGCTCCATCACCTCTCCGCAAAATATCCTGTATATATTATTAGTTCCAACCTTACAGAAGCCGTCCAGAGGTTTTTACTTCGTGAAGGGATTGATAATATTCGGGACATTCTTGGGGCGGATGTAGAGACCAGCAAAGTAAAGAAAATCAAGCGGGTCTGGAAAAAACATCCTAAGGCAATTGCTTATTATATCGGTGATACAAGCGGTGATATTTATGAAGGCAAAGAAGCCGGGGCTATTACTGTCGCAGTTACATGGGGCTGGCACGAAGTAGAACGGCTAACCAAAGCAAAACCCCATCATCTTGTTCATACACCTAAAGAACTGGAACAAATCCTTTTACCCGAAACAACCGATTAA
- a CDS encoding YebC/PmpR family DNA-binding transcriptional regulator encodes MSGHSKWATIKHKKGALDAKRGKIFSKLAKEISIAVKMGGPDPEANSRLRTVLIACRNANMPKDNIERAIKRGSGEGGENYEEVRYECYGPAGVAIVVDVLTDNKRRTVADVRHIVTKHGGTMAEAGAVLWNFDQKGLITVKKENLSEDDIMEKALEAGAEDVDTEGEMYEVYTAPNDLHTVLQNFEKMNLPIGEAKLTLKPKNLISVENKSAASVLKLMEALEDMDDVQDVYTNLDITDEAVAEAMSE; translated from the coding sequence ATGTCAGGACATTCTAAATGGGCTACTATTAAACACAAGAAGGGTGCTTTGGATGCAAAAAGAGGAAAGATTTTCTCAAAATTGGCAAAAGAAATTTCAATAGCTGTGAAGATGGGCGGTCCTGACCCGGAAGCCAATTCGCGACTTCGGACAGTTTTAATAGCATGCCGAAATGCTAATATGCCGAAGGATAACATTGAACGGGCTATTAAACGCGGTTCGGGTGAAGGTGGTGAAAATTACGAAGAAGTACGGTATGAGTGTTACGGACCTGCAGGTGTGGCTATTGTCGTTGATGTTTTAACAGATAATAAACGGAGAACCGTTGCTGATGTTCGTCATATCGTTACCAAACATGGTGGAACAATGGCAGAAGCTGGTGCGGTGCTGTGGAATTTTGACCAGAAAGGTCTGATAACTGTTAAGAAAGAAAATTTGTCTGAAGATGATATTATGGAAAAGGCATTGGAAGCCGGTGCAGAGGATGTGGACACAGAAGGTGAAATGTATGAAGTATATACAGCACCGAATGATTTGCATACGGTTCTGCAAAATTTTGAAAAGATGAATTTACCTATCGGTGAAGCGAAACTTACCTTAAAGCCGAAAAATTTAATCTCCGTCGAAAATAAGTCTGCCGCTTCTGTGCTGAAACTTATGGAAGCACTGGAAGATATGGATGATGTTCAAGATGTTTATACAAATCTGGATATTACAGATGAGGCAGTGGCGGAGGCAATGTCGGAATAA
- the ruvC gene encoding crossover junction endodeoxyribonuclease RuvC, with protein sequence MIALGFDPGLATTGYGLVRKEGSRYFYISHGTIRTPAINDIAKRLAIIYQNAFDLIKEHKPDIIAIERLYFEKNVTNGIYVAQARGVLLLATAHQQIPVVEFSPTEVKIALVGYGRAEKIQVQNMVQRLLLLDEIPRPDDAADALAMAICAFHIKPIHPGNI encoded by the coding sequence ATGATTGCCCTCGGATTTGACCCTGGTTTAGCAACTACGGGATATGGACTTGTTCGAAAAGAAGGTTCACGCTATTTCTATATTTCCCACGGGACGATACGAACACCCGCTATAAATGATATAGCAAAACGACTGGCTATCATTTATCAAAATGCTTTCGATTTAATTAAAGAGCACAAGCCCGATATTATTGCTATTGAGCGGCTCTACTTTGAGAAAAATGTAACCAATGGAATATATGTCGCACAGGCACGCGGGGTCCTTTTGCTCGCAACGGCTCATCAGCAGATACCGGTGGTTGAGTTCAGTCCAACAGAGGTGAAAATAGCCCTTGTTGGATATGGTAGAGCGGAGAAAATACAGGTTCAAAATATGGTGCAGAGGCTTTTATTGTTAGATGAAATTCCCCGACCGGATGACGCTGCAGATGCTCTTGCCATGGCTATCTGTGCATTCCATATTAAACCTATTCATCCAGGAAATATTTAA
- a CDS encoding ubiquinone/menaquinone biosynthesis methyltransferase, whose protein sequence is MFEQPEKNNNPNPEIELRQRGEIFRLFNRIASKYDITNRLLSLGQDAYWRKKLVRQIRIEKGQDFFLLDLATGTGEVMKTFREFFPDAGYLIGIDLSEGMIKEGMEKFHDKKQKYLFAVMDVLYPGIKSEAINAVTMAFGIRNVSEVSRALKEIYRVLKPGGQVLILEFGLPQKGLWRKIYLFYLRYLLPYIGGFWTACPSAYRYLSETICKFPSHDHFSQLLQEAGFTNTNWIEFNRGAVLLYTANKPNQSE, encoded by the coding sequence ATGTTTGAACAACCAGAAAAGAATAATAACCCTAATCCTGAGATAGAATTACGGCAAAGGGGAGAGATTTTCCGCCTATTTAACCGTATTGCCTCCAAATATGATATAACGAACCGTTTGCTATCACTCGGACAGGATGCTTACTGGCGAAAGAAACTTGTTCGTCAAATTCGAATAGAAAAAGGTCAGGACTTTTTTCTATTAGACCTTGCCACAGGGACAGGTGAAGTTATGAAAACCTTTCGAGAATTTTTCCCTGATGCAGGTTATCTTATTGGAATTGACCTTTCTGAGGGAATGATAAAGGAAGGTATGGAAAAATTTCATGATAAGAAACAAAAATACTTATTTGCTGTAATGGATGTGCTATATCCGGGCATCAAGTCGGAGGCAATCAATGCAGTAACAATGGCTTTTGGAATACGGAATGTATCGGAAGTTTCTCGGGCACTAAAAGAAATTTACCGTGTATTGAAACCCGGAGGACAGGTTCTAATACTTGAGTTTGGTCTTCCACAAAAAGGACTATGGCGAAAAATTTATTTATTTTATTTGAGATACTTGCTCCCATACATAGGTGGCTTCTGGACGGCTTGCCCTTCTGCATATAGATATTTAAGTGAAACAATATGCAAATTCCCTTCTCATGACCATTTTTCCCAATTATTACAGGAAGCAGGTTTTACAAACACAAATTGGATAGAGTTCAATCGTGGTGCTGTCCTGCTTTACACAGCGAATAAACCTAACCAGAGTGAATAA